The Ichthyobacterium seriolicida sequence TTATCAGATTTGTACATTTTGAGTTGTGTGTTGAAAAAACACAATGATAATAAGGCTCCCTCTTCGGACAAATTACTCTTGAAATTGAGCATGGAGGAAGGATTAGATAGAATACGTGAAAATCTATCTTTAGTAGTTAATAATTTGCCTATGGTGAGTACTTTCAGAGATATTTTCTCATTACCTAAAAATATAAAAAAGGATAAAGATTATTCAAAATTATCTCATAAACTGTTGAGTGATAGAAAATTTGTAGACAGGCATACCAAAGGGATTTTCATCTATAAAAATGATCTCGCTATGGGGGCTTTATATCAAGCTTATGATTTATTAGAAAAGATGGAAACTACATATAAGAAGATAATGAAATTAGCAAGAAAGAAAGAGCTATCACAATCATATGGTGATGTAATGCTAAAAGAAGCTGTAGAGAAATCTATACTCACACAAAAAGAGGCGGATGAATACAAAGACTTTGAAAATAAATTACACAAGGTTATTAGTGTTGATGAATTCGCAAACGAAGAGTTGTTTCGAAAAACTGTTTAAATAATTTTTATCAAAGAATAATGAGTTTATACAATAAAGACATAAATAAGGTTGCGGTAATTGGTTCTGGTGTCATGGGAGGACAGATTGCAGCTCATTTCGCTAATTCAGGTATTAAAACGGTGCTTTTGGATATTCAATCTAAAGGAGGAAAGAATAAATTAGTGGAGGACTCTGTAAAAAAAATGTTAAAAGCTAAGCCCGCTCCTTTTGCTCATCCATCTTTTAAAGACCGATTGATATTAGGAAATTTAGAAGATGATTTGAATCTGTTATGCGATTGCGACTTGGTAATTGAAGCTGTGGTAGAAAACTTAGAGATAAAACAAAATCTGTATAAAAACGTACAGAAATTTTTATCTAAAGATGCTATTTTAGCCAGTAATACCTCTAGTATTAGCATTGAAAAGTTAACTGCTGCATTAGATGATGATATAAAAAAGAGATTCTGTAATATTCATTTTTTCAATCCACCTAGATATATGTATTTAGTCGAGTTGATAAAGGGAAAGGATACAAGAGAAGATGTTTTAGAAAAGTTAGAAGGGTTTATAACTCAAAGACTAGGTAAAGGGGTAGTATATGCCAAAGACACCACTGGTTTTATAGGTAATAGAATAGGTATAATGGCTCTAGCTCTGGTGGATCATTACCGAAGAAAATACAATTTCAGTATAGAGTTGGTCGATGAGCTTACAGGGTCTTTAATAGGTAGACCCAAAACAGCCACATATAGACTAGCTGATTTGGTTGGAATAGATATTTTTTCTAATGTTTTAAACATCTTTAAAAGTAATTTGAGTGGAGATCCTTGGTCCGAAATTTTTGAAAGCCCTAAGTGGATGAATCAGCTAATAGAGAATAAATCTCTAGGAAATAAAACTGGTCAAGGCATTTATAAGAAAAAAGGCAAAGATATTTTCGTATACGATGAAGATAAAGATGAGTATAGGCCTAAAATAAAAGAGAAATTAGTAAGTAAGGATATCAAAAAGATTTTAGGCAGAGGTTTTTCCGAGCGTATAGAACAAATCAGAAATAGTGATTCTAAGGAATTACAGTTCGTATGGGATATACTGAGGGACCTTTATCACTACTGCGCTTGTAGATTAGGGGAGATATCTTTTTGTGCCAGAGATATAGACTTCACCTTGAGATGGGGATTTGGATGGAAAGAAGGTCCATTTGAAAGCTGGCAAAAAGGCGATTTTGCCAAAGTAGTAAAGATGATAGACGAAGATATTAAACAAGGGAAATCTTTTACTGATGAGCCATTGCCGCAGTGGGTGTTCGAGATAGATGAGGTTCACAATGAAAGAGGTAGTTATAGTGTAGATAAAAAGGATTATTTGAGCAGGTCTTCTCATCTAGTTTACAAGCGTCAGACTTTACCTTTAGTCTTTGGAGAGAAAAGAAAAACTAAAACGGTAGTTTTAGACACTGAAAGCCTATGTGCATTCGATACAGGAGATGGGGTAATAGCCGTTAGTTTCAAAACAAAGATGAATACTTTGAGTTATCAGCTAATACAAGATTTATTCGAGTTGTTAGAGTTGGTGGAAGAGAAATATAAGGCTTTAATTTTTTGGCAAGAAAATCCTCCATTTTGTGCAGGGGCAAATATTTTCGAGATATTAATGGCTACAAAGCTGGGTATGATTTATAAAAAAGCAGGATTCTTGGCTAAGACTAAAAAGCTAGCTATGGAGACTTTTATGAAGAATATGCCTAAGATAGATGATAATCTGCCTCCTATAATAGAGGTAATAGATCAGTTACAGAGGCTTTTTATGAAAATAAGATATAGCTCATTTCCTACTATTTCGGCTACTCAAGGTTTAGTCTTAGGAGGTGGTTGTGAGTTGATGCTACATTGTAATTCATCTGTTGTAGCCCTTGAGAGTTATATAGGTTTAGTAGAGGTAGGAGTGGGGTTATTGCCTGCTGGAGGAGGAACTAAAGAAATGATATTAAGAGCTAGTCAACAAGCCGTGAATGAAAAAGATCTGTTTGATAGATCAGCAAAATTTTTCGAACAAATAGCAATGGGTAAAGTAGCTACTAGTGCCTACGAAGCTAGAGAAATGGGATATGTAAGACCTAGTGATAAAATAGTTATGAATGCCAATGAATTGCTCCATGTAGCTAGGGCAGAGGCTATGGCACTGTATGAATCTGACTTTCACGTTCCAGATGCGGGAAGGATAAAAACCATAAATAAAAGTGGAAGAGCTACTATAATGTCACAGGTGGTAAATATGAAAGAAGGGGAGTTTATATCCCAACACGATTATTTAATAGCTGATTACATATCTAGGATTTTTTCAGCAGATGATGTACAAGGCAGCTTTATAACAGAAAAATATCTGTTATCACTAGAAAATAAATACTTTTGCAAGCTGTTGGAAACTGGTAAAAGCCAGGATCGTATAGAGAATATGTTGAGGTTTGGTAAGCCTTTGAGGAATTAATCGCAATGCAAGTTTAAATATTGCGACGTTGTTATCTATTTTTATGAGAAAGTTAATATTATCGTCAATAGTCTTTATTATTAGACTCTATCAGATATTTATTTCTCCTTTTAAAATGCAGTGTTGCAAATTTGTGCCTAGTTGTTCTAAATATTCAATCTGTGCCTTTCAAAGCCACGGGTTGTTTAAAGGATTATATCTATCTCTAAATAGAATTATACGTTGCAATCCGTTGAATAAGAAAAATGGATATGACCCTGTGCCTATCAAAAAAACAATATCATAATATAATATGAATCTACTTTTTATAGATTGGGATCCGCCAATAGGAATTCCTATTGGCGATTTTCAAATACGTTTTTATAGCTTGATGTTCGGTTTGGCTTTTTGGTCTGGATACATGAAAATGAGAAGCAGCTTCAAATATGAAAATGTATCTACAGATAGAGGTGCAGATACTCTGTTGATGTATATGGTTATATCAACTCTTGTAGGAGCTAGGTTGGGACATGTCATATTTTACGGATGGGATTATTACAAAGACCATCTATTAGAAATATTTCTGCCATTTGAATTTTCTCCTTTTAGATTTACAGGATTTCAAGGTTTAGCTAGTCACGGGGCTACAGTAGGGATATTATTAGCTCTCTATATCTACAGTAAGCGAATTTCCAAAAGACCTTTTCTATGGATAATAGATAGGATGACTATAGCGGCATCTATTGGAGGGATGTTTGTTAGGATCGGCAATTTGATGAATTCCGAAATAATAGGTAAAACCACAGATGTACCTTGGGCATTTGTATTTAAAAGAATAGGAGAGGAGCCTAGGCATCCAACTCAACTGTATGAGGCTGCGGCTTATTTTATAATATTCTTAATACTGAATCACTTGTATTATAAAAGAGATAAAGGTAAGTCTGAAGGATTTTTAACAGGTGTTTTCTTTATTCTGTTATTTACATTTAGATTTTTCATAGAGTTTTTAAAAGAAAATCAGGAGTCATTTGAAAATGATATGGTCTTTAATATGGGGCAGTATTTGAGTTTACCTTTTATAGCGGTAGGCGTAATATTGATTTTAAAAAACAGAAAAAGCAAGTCTATAGTATGAGCAAAAAGAGTATACTGATAGTTTTATGTCTAATTATATCAGTGATAATTGGTACACAGCTGTACAAAGCTCTTAGCCATGAGAAGGTGTCGAAATATAAAAAGGCGGAAGTCCCTTTTAAAAAGGAAGGTGAGCTGAGTATTTTCGTCCAAGACAGAGAGATAAAATTAGATATAGAAATTGCAAATACAGATATAGAGCGAGCTCAGGGACTCATGTATAGGAGTGAAATGTTAGAAAATAGAGGCATGTTATTTATCTTTGAGGTAGATCAGGTGCATTCTTTTTGGATGAAAAACACCAGAATACCCTTGGATATATTATATATAAACAAGGATAAAGAGGTTATAAACATAGTTGAGAATGCAAGGCCTAAAAACACAAAGAATATTCCATCTTCAGATGGCCCTTGTCTCTATGTATTGGAAATAAATGGAGGTTTGTCTAGTAAGTGGAACATAAAAAAGGGAACCAAAATAGATTGGATAGAGAAAGAATAAGCCCAAATAGATTGGATAGAGAAAGAATAAGCCCATGTTTGAGTCTACAGATAAAAAGAGCACACCTCTTAGCAGCTTAGGAGAGTTTGGATTAATAGAGCATATAAGTAAGAAAGTAATCATAAGAAACCCTTCTACTGTAAAGGGTATAGGCGATGATGCTGCCATTTTAGACTTCGAAGATAAATACACTGTCATATCTTCCGATATGTTAGTAGAAGGCATACACTTTGATTTGTCGTATATGCCCCTAAAGCATTTAGGGTATAAGTCTGTAATAGTTAATATTTCGGATATCTATGCTATGAATGCTACTCCTACTCAGATAATAGTTTCCATGTCTTTGTCTAATAGATTTAGTCTAGAGTCAGTAGAAGAAATTTTTGAAGGAATAAATCTAGCTTGCGAAGTATACCGTGTAGATTTAGTAGGTGGAGATACCACATCTTCTACATCGGGGTTGACATTGAGCATAACTTCTGTAGGGAAGGTAGATAAAGCAGATGTAGTTGAGAGAAGTGGGGCTAAACCTAATGATCTAATAGTAGTTTCAGGAAATTTAGGAGCAGCTTATCTAGGGTTGCAAATATTAGAAAGAGAAAAAATTATTTTTCAAGAGAACCCAAGTATACAGCCCGAATTAGAGGGATATGAATACATAATAGAAAGACAATTAAAACCCGAAGCTAAAAGAGATATTTTTAAACTTTTAAAAGAGTTAAATATAAAACCTACATCTATGATAGATATTTCAGATGGTCTCTCTTCCGAAATAATTCATTTGTGTAGACAATCTAATGTGGGCTGTCATCTATTTGAAAATAAAATACCTATAGATACCGCTGTATCATTTACATGTGAAGAATTGAATATGAATAGCACTACTGTAGCTCTAAATGGGGGTGAAGATTACGAATTGCTATTTACTGTTCCCATGGAATGCTATGATAAGATTAAAGTATGTGATGAATTATCTATCATAGGGCATATTACAGAAGAGAAGGAAATGAAGCTTTTAACACTTTCTGATTCCATTGTAGATTTAACTGCCCAAGGGTGGAATGCTCTTTTAAAAAGAGAGAATAAATAGTAAATATTTAGTATAATAATTCGGTTGTGAAAAATATCAATCTAGTTTGGTTTTAGGTTTATTGTATATTACAACTAGAGCGGTTTTTATATTTCACTGAAAAATTCTAATATTATGGAAAGAGTCTTGACCTCAAAACAAAAATCCTTAGAAATAAACCTAAACGATAAGATATATGGGACCTTTGCTGAGATAGGTGCTGGTCAGGAGACTGTGAGAAATTTCTTTAGAGCGGGTGGTGCATCGGGAACTATAGCCAAAGCTATGTCTGCTTATGATAAGCAGTTTAGTGACACCATATACGGACGAGAAAAGGATAATAGATATGTCACAGAATCTCGTCTAAAGAATATGTTGAAATATGAAGTTGGTTTAATAGAAGAGAGATTAAGTAGAACAATTCATCCAGATAAATGTTTTTTCGCATATGCGAATACTGTGGCGACTATTGACTTTAGCACTAGGTTTAAAGGTCATGGCTGGGTCGGAATCCAGTTTCAATTAGATCCATCTGAAGGCTATAATGAAGTTGTATTACACATACGTTTCAAAGAGATGGACGCTAAATTTCAACAAGAGACACTAGGTGTTTTAGGTGTAAATCTGATTTATGGCTGTTTTTATATCAATGATCCTGTAAAAATGTTACTCTCTCTATACGATAATATGGAGGGTGAACGCATGGAGATAGATATGATCAATTTCTCTGGATGCAGATTCGAGAATGTAGACAATCGTTTGATGAGTTTGCAGCTGTTGAAAAACAAAATGACTGATGCTGTAATATTTGGTCCCGATGGAAATAACATATTGCCTGCACAATTGTTGTATAAAAAAAACATTCTCACAATGAGAGGGAGTTTTAGACCTGTTACAAAGGTGAATATGGATATGTTAGAAACTTCTTATAAAGCTTTTTGTGAAGCTAGAGAAGTCGATAGAGATAACGTTCAGATACTCTTTGAAATAACCCTGTCTAACTTAACTTCAAGTGATAAAAATATAGATGAAAGAGATTTTTTAGACAGAGCTAATATTCTCTGTTCTTTGGGTTATACAGTGTTGATTTCCGATTTTTCGGAATACTATAAATTGGTAGACTATTTCTCTACAATCACTAAAGCTAGATTAGGGCTGATAATGGGAATAAATAATCTATTGCACATATTTAACGATGTGTATTATAAAGAGTTAAGTGGAGGAATACTAGAAGCTTTTGGAAAATTATTTGCCAGAGATTTAAAAATATATCTCTATCCATTACAAAGGGAAGATGGGGTTACCATAAATAGTACAAATTTAAGGGTCCATCCTAGGTTAAAAGAGCTGTATAAGCACTTCAAGTTTACCAAACATATCACAGATATAAAAAATGCCAATAAAGACATCTCTCATATAAATTCTTCCAAAATATTGAGTATGATTTCAAATAACGAAAAAGGATGGGAAGATATGGTGCCGAAAAAAGTACACGATATTATAACAAAATTGAAACTTTTTGGATATAAAAATGGTTAATATCATTCAATTATACGACACTATTGCTTAAAGTGTGTGAACTCATGACCCCCTATCCTCTTAAAAAAACAAATAATTATTTCTTTTTTTTCTCTACATAATCTAATTCTAGATCATATATCAAAACTCCATTTTTACCTCTGAATTGTTGATTAATACTTGTAGCTGGGATAAATAATATACCCTTTCCAACATTATTATATACAGTTCTACCTTGTTTTGACTCTTTTATTCCTCCCTTGAAGAAAGACATGGCATCATTGAGCCCTTCTATATTATCTCGAGATCCCAATATTATTTTTTTCTTATAGCCACTATCTCTTGTGTCACTTACAAAAGATAGATCAGGTCTTATAACCTTGTAAGTCATTAAAATAGTATCTCCATCACTTGGATTAGAGCCTGCTCCTACGTTCTCCACTAAGTAATACACTCCTGTTTCTAAGAGTTTAGCTCCTTTTATAAAAGGTACCGCATTCGTGTCGCTGTTAGTTATCTTTTTTATGTTTCCGTCTATACGAGTGTGTTGTTTTAAAAAATTAACTATTACCTCCTTATCGTAAGCTTCTTGTTCTTCCAAACTCCATTGAGATTCTTTTTTGTCACAAGAAAAAATTAGAACCGCCATTAAACATGATAATATATGCCTGTTAAGTCTCATATTCTTTTCTTTTATATTGGGAAAACAAAAGTATAATAAGATTATAAAACAACCAATTATCCTTTTTTTTTAAGACTTATTTACGGGGCTCATTTTAAATTTATCGGGTTTAAGAAGTTGTTAATGTAGTTATTGGAATCCTTTTATACTTATGAGGCGATTTAATGGAATTTTAACACTTTTTGCACAAAAACATTCTATTTGTCACAAATATGAGCCTCTTAAATTTCAGTTAATTCAAGGCTTTTAATTGTTTTAAGTAAGCAAATTATTAATCGAACTCAGGTATATAGGAAATTGTTTTTGCCAGTCATCGGTCAGGGCTTTTCCAAATTAAGTTCTTCCATTGCCGCGTAGTGCGTTCTGTCGTGAAATATTTTCTTCACATCCATCAAATATTTTTTTCCTTTTTAAAAAAAAAGTTTTAAAAAATTAACATTAATTTCGCCGCCTACTCATATAGTAAATGAGTAGTTTATTAATTGTTGAATTTTAAACCTAAAAAAAATCAAAAAAATGTTTAAAAACCTTTTTTCACTACTAACACTTGGTCTGGTAGTTTTCTCATGTAGTAAACCAAATGATACAGCTGAAAAAGCTTTAGAAATCTCTTCTGTGAAGTTTGAGAAGAGAAAAAATCTAAATGGAGATAATGTTTCTGAATTTTACGAAAAGTTATTTATTACAAAAACTCCCGCTAGAGCTAAAGGAAAAAATGTTGCTGCAGGTGCTACTAACGGATATGCAAATGAGTTTGTAATCGCAGCTACAGATATAGAAGGAGACAGTATCATAAACGTAAATCTTCCGTATAACTCACAGTTTACAAACTTAACAACTAATGCTACAGTTAAGGCTACTATTACTTTTAAATCTGCTGTTGAAGGCATTACCTTAGGTGGGACTGCTATTACAGGTAAGACTGCGGAGATCCCTTTTGAAATACCTGCAACAGAACTTACTAAAGAGAAATTAGAAGTTGGCTCTTTCAGAAAAGACTTCGAATTCTCTAAAGCTGGAGGTGCTTCCGCAGTAAAAAAATATACTGTAGTTTTTAAATTCTCTAATAATAAATTTGACAAATGTACTATAGAACAAGGTGAGTTTGGATTTATAGTTGCTGAGACTGGTGCTAATGCTAAGGCTAATTTTAATTCGCATACTTCTGATCCTGCGGCTGGGACTAAGGTATTTGCGCATTATTCTACTGGTAATAATAGTGGTAAGGATGGCTTAACTGCTGCTAATGCTATTGAGTTTGAGCTTAGAAAAGGTAAAGCTAGCACTGCATATCCTACTGGTGGTGAGCTAACAACTAGTGGGGCTTTAGATACAGCTTACTTCAAAGCAGATGCTTTAATACTACCTGATGGGGCGTTTATTGAACTCGGGACTACTGATAAAGATGATGTAGACCCAATTACTGGAATTAAAAAAACTGGTGGGACTGTTACGGCTGGTCAGACAGACCTCAAGGGAGCTTCTGGTCAATCAAGTGTTAGTTATACATTCCGAGTTGTAGCTCAAGATGGTATTACTAAAAAACACTATAAGTTAACAATTAACGCTAATGCGCCTAGTTAGTAGTTAGGAAGATTAATTAATTTAGCTAACAGTTTTAAGCCGTCTCATTAATGAAATGGGGCGGTTTTTTAATTTTTGGTATTTAGCGCTACATTTTAGTTTCCTTTTTAACCTGGATTATTCATAGTCGTATGAATTTTTCGGATAGAATCTATTGCTTTATCCAGTATTTATAAGTAGTCATTGATGAACTCAGAGTTATAAATGGTATATTTTTATTCCTCATTTTTGGGGAATATCTAAAATGGTTATTTTTGGTTGAAACCCTTTAAAAATAACACTTTATGTTCAAATTGAAATATAACCATGAATAATCTGGGTTAAGACACTATCGCTTAAAACCTGAGTTCGATTAATAATTTGTTTAATTAAAGTAGCCGAAAGGCTTGAATTAACTGGGATTAAAGAGACTCGTATTTGTGATAAATCGAGTGTTTTTTGCACGAAATTGTTAAATTTCTATTAAATAGTCTCATAAACACACAAAAGAGACAAAAACTAAAGGGGTATTTTCTTAAATCGACACTATCGCGTAAAGTGTGTAACTAAAAAATGACATATTTTTTTGTTTTTATTCATAGTCGAACTCTTTGGTCAAAAATAGTTAAAAATTGATTCAAAATTATTCCCCAATTTGGTATGGGTTTGGACCATTTTTTTGTAGCCTCCCTCAGAGCTAAAAAAGTAGATTTCATAACAGCATCATCTGTTGGGAATGACAATTTGTTTTTGGTATACTTTCTGATTTTTCCATTGAGGTTTTCAATCAAGTTGGTCGTGTAAATAATTTTCCTGATTTCTAAAGGGAATTTATAAAATGCAGATAATTCATCCTGGTTATCTCACTAGCTTTTAACAGCATAGGAATACTTAGATTCCCATGTTTTTGCAAAGTCATTTAGGGCTGGCCTAAGCTGATTGTTTAGTAGGGGAATTATATATTGATTTCATATCATTAGAAAATGCCTTTTTGTCCTTCCATACTACATATCTGCTGGAATTTCTGATTTGGTGACACTACACATATTTGTGTCGTGGATTCAG is a genomic window containing:
- a CDS encoding 3-hydroxyacyl-CoA dehydrogenase/enoyl-CoA hydratase family protein; translated protein: MSLYNKDINKVAVIGSGVMGGQIAAHFANSGIKTVLLDIQSKGGKNKLVEDSVKKMLKAKPAPFAHPSFKDRLILGNLEDDLNLLCDCDLVIEAVVENLEIKQNLYKNVQKFLSKDAILASNTSSISIEKLTAALDDDIKKRFCNIHFFNPPRYMYLVELIKGKDTREDVLEKLEGFITQRLGKGVVYAKDTTGFIGNRIGIMALALVDHYRRKYNFSIELVDELTGSLIGRPKTATYRLADLVGIDIFSNVLNIFKSNLSGDPWSEIFESPKWMNQLIENKSLGNKTGQGIYKKKGKDIFVYDEDKDEYRPKIKEKLVSKDIKKILGRGFSERIEQIRNSDSKELQFVWDILRDLYHYCACRLGEISFCARDIDFTLRWGFGWKEGPFESWQKGDFAKVVKMIDEDIKQGKSFTDEPLPQWVFEIDEVHNERGSYSVDKKDYLSRSSHLVYKRQTLPLVFGEKRKTKTVVLDTESLCAFDTGDGVIAVSFKTKMNTLSYQLIQDLFELLELVEEKYKALIFWQENPPFCAGANIFEILMATKLGMIYKKAGFLAKTKKLAMETFMKNMPKIDDNLPPIIEVIDQLQRLFMKIRYSSFPTISATQGLVLGGGCELMLHCNSSVVALESYIGLVEVGVGLLPAGGGTKEMILRASQQAVNEKDLFDRSAKFFEQIAMGKVATSAYEAREMGYVRPSDKIVMNANELLHVARAEAMALYESDFHVPDAGRIKTINKSGRATIMSQVVNMKEGEFISQHDYLIADYISRIFSADDVQGSFITEKYLLSLENKYFCKLLETGKSQDRIENMLRFGKPLRN
- the lgt gene encoding prolipoprotein diacylglyceryl transferase, with protein sequence MNLLFIDWDPPIGIPIGDFQIRFYSLMFGLAFWSGYMKMRSSFKYENVSTDRGADTLLMYMVISTLVGARLGHVIFYGWDYYKDHLLEIFLPFEFSPFRFTGFQGLASHGATVGILLALYIYSKRISKRPFLWIIDRMTIAASIGGMFVRIGNLMNSEIIGKTTDVPWAFVFKRIGEEPRHPTQLYEAAAYFIIFLILNHLYYKRDKGKSEGFLTGVFFILLFTFRFFIEFLKENQESFENDMVFNMGQYLSLPFIAVGVILILKNRKSKSIV
- the thiL gene encoding thiamine-phosphate kinase — protein: MFESTDKKSTPLSSLGEFGLIEHISKKVIIRNPSTVKGIGDDAAILDFEDKYTVISSDMLVEGIHFDLSYMPLKHLGYKSVIVNISDIYAMNATPTQIIVSMSLSNRFSLESVEEIFEGINLACEVYRVDLVGGDTTSSTSGLTLSITSVGKVDKADVVERSGAKPNDLIVVSGNLGAAYLGLQILEREKIIFQENPSIQPELEGYEYIIERQLKPEAKRDIFKLLKELNIKPTSMIDISDGLSSEIIHLCRQSNVGCHLFENKIPIDTAVSFTCEELNMNSTTVALNGGEDYELLFTVPMECYDKIKVCDELSIIGHITEEKEMKLLTLSDSIVDLTAQGWNALLKRENK
- a CDS encoding FKBP-type peptidyl-prolyl cis-trans isomerase: MAVLIFSCDKKESQWSLEEQEAYDKEVIVNFLKQHTRIDGNIKKITNSDTNAVPFIKGAKLLETGVYYLVENVGAGSNPSDGDTILMTYKVIRPDLSFVSDTRDSGYKKKIILGSRDNIEGLNDAMSFFKGGIKESKQGRTVYNNVGKGILFIPATSINQQFRGKNGVLIYDLELDYVEKKKK
- the yidD gene encoding membrane protein insertion efficiency factor YidD translates to MRKLILSSIVFIIRLYQIFISPFKMQCCKFVPSCSKYSICAFQSHGLFKGLYLSLNRIIRCNPLNKKNGYDPVPIKKTIS
- a CDS encoding DUF192 domain-containing protein, whose product is MSKKSILIVLCLIISVIIGTQLYKALSHEKVSKYKKAEVPFKKEGELSIFVQDREIKLDIEIANTDIERAQGLMYRSEMLENRGMLFIFEVDQVHSFWMKNTRIPLDILYINKDKEVINIVENARPKNTKNIPSSDGPCLYVLEINGGLSSKWNIKKGTKIDWIEKE
- a CDS encoding nicotinate-nucleotide adenylyltransferase, with product MERVLTSKQKSLEINLNDKIYGTFAEIGAGQETVRNFFRAGGASGTIAKAMSAYDKQFSDTIYGREKDNRYVTESRLKNMLKYEVGLIEERLSRTIHPDKCFFAYANTVATIDFSTRFKGHGWVGIQFQLDPSEGYNEVVLHIRFKEMDAKFQQETLGVLGVNLIYGCFYINDPVKMLLSLYDNMEGERMEIDMINFSGCRFENVDNRLMSLQLLKNKMTDAVIFGPDGNNILPAQLLYKKNILTMRGSFRPVTKVNMDMLETSYKAFCEAREVDRDNVQILFEITLSNLTSSDKNIDERDFLDRANILCSLGYTVLISDFSEYYKLVDYFSTITKARLGLIMGINNLLHIFNDVYYKELSGGILEAFGKLFARDLKIYLYPLQREDGVTINSTNLRVHPRLKELYKHFKFTKHITDIKNANKDISHINSSKILSMISNNEKGWEDMVPKKVHDIITKLKLFGYKNG